Proteins encoded by one window of Simiduia curdlanivorans:
- a CDS encoding AraC family transcriptional regulator, which yields MELTVTIHFTRAILKTLEAQATQLPAEVQAWLEAHKGHERLPLSALDTLWQTCVSASADPLFGLRAGLNVQPGNLDVVGFLLMSCETLEDALDALIDYHRIVGEGGDFTFTQQAGECRLIYAPHYDTCRDQRVSAVMGSTLAVTRWLTGGAFSAKRVSFAHPAPDGCDSAEALMGCPVAYDQVADVMAFDAEFLSLPVVQANAQVFERMRVLADEALERLKASSFSRSVAELIRATPAASKEDIAEQLHMSGRHLNRKLGLEGGSFKLLQDNVRCQLAEQQIDAGVHTMDIAEQLGFSDERSFAKAFKRWRDMTPAQFKGR from the coding sequence ATGGAACTGACGGTCACTATTCACTTCACTCGCGCTATTCTCAAGACCTTAGAGGCCCAAGCGACGCAGCTTCCAGCCGAGGTACAGGCTTGGCTGGAGGCGCATAAAGGCCATGAGCGCCTGCCTTTGTCGGCCCTAGACACGCTTTGGCAGACTTGTGTGTCAGCGAGTGCCGACCCTTTATTTGGCTTGCGCGCCGGCCTCAATGTGCAGCCGGGCAACTTAGATGTGGTGGGTTTCCTGTTAATGAGCTGCGAAACCCTCGAAGACGCACTCGATGCCTTGATCGATTACCATCGCATCGTCGGCGAGGGCGGCGATTTCACCTTTACTCAACAAGCTGGCGAATGCCGGCTTATCTATGCACCCCATTACGATACCTGCCGAGATCAGCGGGTCTCCGCGGTCATGGGCTCCACCTTAGCAGTTACTCGATGGCTCACGGGTGGGGCTTTTAGCGCCAAAAGGGTGTCTTTTGCGCACCCGGCGCCCGACGGCTGCGACAGCGCTGAGGCGTTGATGGGCTGTCCCGTCGCCTATGACCAAGTGGCCGATGTGATGGCCTTCGATGCCGAGTTTTTAAGCCTGCCGGTAGTACAAGCCAATGCGCAAGTGTTTGAGCGCATGCGCGTGTTGGCCGATGAAGCGTTAGAGCGCTTGAAAGCGAGTAGTTTTTCTCGCAGTGTGGCCGAACTCATTCGCGCCACGCCCGCGGCGTCGAAAGAAGACATAGCCGAGCAACTCCATATGAGCGGCCGGCATTTAAATCGCAAGTTAGGGCTAGAGGGGGGGAGCTTCAAGCTGCTACAAGACAATGTGCGCTGTCAACTTGCCGAACAGCAAATTGACGCCGGAGTGCACACCATGGATATCGCCGAACAGTTGGGCTTCTCGGATGAACGCAGTTTTGCCAAAGCCTTCAAGCGCTGGCGCGACATGACGCCGGCGCAGTTTAAGGGGCGGTAA
- a CDS encoding flavin-containing monooxygenase, which yields MQSQQHYAIIGAGPMGLCTARQLKQYGIAFTGFELHSDVGGLWDIDNPHSTMYHTAHLISSKHMTEFSAFPMRAGVATFPRHDELCAYFKDYAKAFDLYGHYEFSTKVIHCEPNDQGWAITTEKNGVQQTRQFKGLLIANGTLHKPNTVALPGKFDGELIHSSHYKSPEQFKGKRVLIQGCGNSACDIAIDAVHFAKNIDMSVRRGYYFLPKFIMGKPSDTLGGAIKLPRRLKQIIDAFLIRMIMGKPSQYGLPDPDYRMYESHPVINSLILHHLGHGDIYPRKDIVRVEGKTVTFADGESREYDMILQATGYQLDYPFIARDELNWQGMAPSLYLNVFHPEHKNLFMMGMVEATGLGWQGRDEQAEMVALYIAQQQHGSNSAKALAQTVQEKAGQRADGGYAYLELERMAYYVDKTTYRNAVIAHTNALKADWPEHQLPKQDAHASLAGQH from the coding sequence ATGCAGAGCCAACAACACTACGCGATTATTGGCGCAGGCCCCATGGGTTTGTGCACCGCACGGCAACTTAAACAATACGGCATTGCCTTTACCGGCTTCGAGCTGCACAGCGACGTAGGCGGCCTGTGGGACATCGACAACCCGCACTCTACCATGTACCACACCGCGCACTTAATCAGCTCCAAGCACATGACCGAGTTCAGCGCCTTTCCGATGAGAGCGGGTGTAGCCACCTTTCCGCGGCACGACGAGCTGTGCGCTTACTTTAAAGATTACGCCAAGGCGTTCGATCTTTATGGGCACTATGAATTTTCCACCAAAGTCATTCACTGCGAACCCAATGACCAGGGTTGGGCCATCACCACGGAAAAAAACGGCGTGCAACAAACGCGGCAGTTCAAGGGCCTGCTCATTGCCAACGGCACCTTGCACAAACCTAACACCGTCGCGCTACCCGGAAAATTCGACGGTGAGTTAATTCACTCGAGCCACTATAAATCGCCCGAGCAATTTAAGGGCAAGCGCGTGCTGATTCAGGGCTGTGGTAACAGCGCTTGCGACATTGCCATCGACGCTGTGCACTTTGCCAAAAATATCGATATGAGTGTGCGCCGCGGCTATTATTTCTTACCTAAATTTATCATGGGTAAGCCTTCCGATACGCTCGGTGGTGCGATCAAATTACCGCGTAGGCTCAAGCAAATTATCGATGCCTTTTTAATTCGCATGATCATGGGCAAACCCAGCCAATACGGCTTGCCAGACCCAGATTACCGCATGTATGAATCGCACCCGGTGATCAACTCGCTGATTCTGCATCACCTTGGCCATGGCGATATCTACCCGCGCAAAGATATTGTTCGAGTAGAAGGTAAAACCGTCACATTCGCCGATGGCGAAAGCCGTGAATACGATATGATTTTGCAGGCCACGGGCTACCAATTAGATTACCCCTTCATCGCCCGCGACGAATTAAATTGGCAGGGCATGGCGCCCTCGCTGTATTTAAATGTGTTTCACCCAGAGCACAAAAATTTATTCATGATGGGTATGGTGGAAGCCACAGGTTTAGGTTGGCAAGGGCGAGACGAACAGGCCGAGATGGTAGCGCTGTACATCGCCCAGCAACAGCATGGCAGCAATAGTGCTAAAGCGCTCGCGCAAACCGTGCAAGAAAAAGCCGGGCAGCGCGCCGACGGAGGCTACGCCTACCTTGAACTAGAACGC